Genomic window (Granulicella arctica):
ATACGGCGGCTGGTATGAACAAGCAGCTTGCACGGGGAAAGAACCTCTTGTTTATGCCTGGGGTGTATGAGCTTTCTGAGCCGATCCGTGTAAGTCGCCCGGACACGGTGGTGCTTGGGCTGGGGTTTGCGACGCTGCGTCCTGTTACGGGTAAGGCTGCGTTAGTTACAGCGGATGTGGATGGGATCGTTCTGGCTGGACTGCTGCTGGATGCGGGTCTGGATAAGTCGCCAGTGTTGCTACAGGTGGGGCCGATTGGGAGTACGGCGAGCCATCGCGATAACCCGGTGTCGCTGCACGATATCTTCTTTCGGGTAGGTGGTGCGGGACCCGGAAGCGCGGGTGTCAATCTTGAGGTGAACAGCAACGATGTGGTGATCGACCATACGTGGATCTGGCGGGCGGATCATGGGGCGGGTGTCGGCTGGGCAACTAATCCGAGCGCGAACGGTCTTGTTGTAAATGGTCAAAATGTAACTGCGTATGGATTGTTTGTCGAGCACCAGCAGGAGTTTCAGGTGCTTTGGAATGGTGAGGGAGGACGGACTTACTTCTACCAGTCAGAGATACCGTATGACCCTCCGACACAGGCGAGTTTTACGAGCGCTGCAGGTACCGATGGCTGGGCGGCGTACAAGGTAGCCGATGCAGTGAAGAGCCACGAGGCGTGGGGTCTTGGAATCTACAGTGTCTTCACGCATCCGGATATCAAGCTGAGTCGAGCTATTGAGGTGCCAACGCGACCGGGCATTCACTTCCATCACATGATCACGGTCTGCCTTGGGAAGAACGGCGGGATCCGCAATGTGATTAACAAGGCTGGCGGAGCTACAGAGATCGATCCGAGAGTTACGCCTAAGGTTGCTGAGTTTCCGGTGGAGTGAAAGTTTTATATTGAACTGGATTAAGGAGCGTGGGTCCCTTGTGCATCTTGGGAATCCAGTCGGTGCCGGCGCGCTCGGGATAGGTCTTAATGCCGCACTTCGGACAGGCCTGGGGTGACATCGTAGAAAGTGGGAAGCCAGAGAAGAGGCGCTTCTGTGTATCGCTAAAGGTTCCGTTACAAAGACTAAAGCTTGCAGCCATTGCGTTACCTCCTATTGCTGAGAGTGACTTTAGACGTTGTGCCCAGCTTTCATTGTCCGATGGGCGACTTAGTCCGCAGGTTACTTGCGTGGAGTCGATACGTTTGAAGTGAGTCGACTTGTGCGTAGGTCGTTTCATTTAGGTCTGCTAGCGTGCGGTGAGAAAGTTGATCTTCAACTTCTTGTCACCTGCGGAGGCGAAGTGGACGAGCGCTACATCTCCGTAGCAGTCTTTGACTTCACCTTCGCCGAAGCGTTTGTGTCTTACTTTGCTTCCAGGCTTATAGTTGCCGGTGACTTCTTCGTGGGCCTGGTAAAGTTTCGGGCGCGGCCGTGACGATGGGAGTGACATGACTCGTACGTGTTTTCGTTGCCGCTTCCGCACTCATAGTAATGACGTTCTCCCACTTGCTGCGCCTGCATCACTCCCTTGGATGCGCATGACGTAGTGGCATCATCCCGAGACGCGATGATGCTTCCTGCTGTGAATCACAGGACTCCTCATAAATTTGATTGGTTCGAAATAATGTTGCTTCTTAGTGGGTGGCTTGCGTGGGTA
Coding sequences:
- a CDS encoding coagulation factor 5/8 type domain-containing protein, giving the protein MNGKQLFEVIMLRGFALVLGGFSVLPVMAAGATKPDFGPNVAVFDPGMSSAVIQQKIDAVYGVQRHNEFGPERNALLFLPGTYHVDVPVGFYTQVLGLGASPDEVSIAGNLHVDASLKSNNATTTFWRGAEGVAVTPAGGTMQWAVSQAVPFRRMHVRGSIVLHQNDGWASGGWMSDDLVDGNVGAGPQQQWISRNSEWGSWTGSNWNMVFVGVPTMPVGEWPAPPYTKVARTPVIREKPFLQVDGVGNYSVRVPSLRRDAVGITWRGGVTPGRSIAIENFYIAHAGVDTAAGMNKQLARGKNLLFMPGVYELSEPIRVSRPDTVVLGLGFATLRPVTGKAALVTADVDGIVLAGLLLDAGLDKSPVLLQVGPIGSTASHRDNPVSLHDIFFRVGGAGPGSAGVNLEVNSNDVVIDHTWIWRADHGAGVGWATNPSANGLVVNGQNVTAYGLFVEHQQEFQVLWNGEGGRTYFYQSEIPYDPPTQASFTSAAGTDGWAAYKVADAVKSHEAWGLGIYSVFTHPDIKLSRAIEVPTRPGIHFHHMITVCLGKNGGIRNVINKAGGATEIDPRVTPKVAEFPVE